The sequence ATTTAAATTTTTAAAAAAATATGATACAGTAACAGGTATTCATGAAGAGGAGAAAAAAACTATACTTGAAAATTTATTAAGAAAAAAATTTGTTGAATTTGAAATTTTTTCTCTTGAGGATTTAAAAAAGATATACCCTGTTTTTAAAGAAGAAAAAAAATACATAATTTCTAAAAATGGTCTTTATGTTGATACCGGAGAATTACTTTATTCAATTTATTCCTATTTGAAATATAAAAATCATGAGTTTAAATTTTTTAACGAAATAAAAGGATTTGAAATAAAGGAGGGAAAAGTAAAAGCCCTTATTACTAAGAGAGGTAAGTTTTATTTTGATAAATATATTCTTGCTATAGGTATATGGACTAAAGAAATTTTAAAAAGAGAAGAAATAAATATACCAGTAAAACCTTACAGAACACAATCTGTTATTTTAGAACTGAAAGAAGAGATTGATTTGCCTATATATAATGACATTCAGCACGGTATTTATTTGAGAAAAGAGTTAAAAAAAGAAATCTTACTTGGTGATGGAACTGAAAGAAAGGAGCAGGATATTAATAATTTCAAAACT comes from candidate division WOR-3 bacterium and encodes:
- a CDS encoding FAD-binding oxidoreductase, yielding MKEDKICVIGAGIAGIMTSYFLDKFGAKRITIFDREVLASGTTGKSAGIVVTHLFDEIDIELSKRTIKILEDINEKSKFKFLKKYDTVTGIHEEEKKTILENLLRKKFVEFEIFSLEDLKKIYPVFKEEKKYIISKNGLYVDTGELLYSIYSYLKYKNHEFKFFNEIKGFEIKEGKVKALITKRGKFYFDKYILAIGIWTKEILKREEINIPVKPYRTQSVILELKEEIDLPIYNDIQHGIYLRKELKKEILLGDGTERKEQDINNFKTFNDESFLFSVSEKLPQIIQGAEEFGIKGGWAYLCLATPDRKPILSKIEDIENLYIFCGFNGLGIMRSPALSEILAECVLENLPLPGEFSLKRFDGINDFEIKEGFYPE